Part of the Sinorhizobium sp. BG8 genome, ATCGCGGATCTCGAGAAGCCGACGTCTGGAACGATCACCGTCAACGGCATGAGCCCGGAGGACGCCCGCCGGCACCGTGCCTATGGCTATGTTTTTCAGGCCGCCGCCCTCTATCCCTGGCGGACGATCGAAAAGAACATCGCCCTCCCGCTCGAGATCATGGGCCATTCGCGCGAACAACAGAAGGAGAGGATCGAGCGGACCCTGGACCTTGTCAATCTCACGGGCTTCGGCAAGAAATACCCCTGGCAACTGTCGGGCGGCATGCAGCAGCGGGCATCCATCGCCCGCGCGCTCGCCTTCGATGCCGACCTGTTGCTGATGGATGAGCCCTTTGGTGCGCTCGACGAGATCGTCCGTGACCACCTAAACGAACAGCTCCTGAAACTCTGGGCCCGCACCAGCAAGACGATCTGCTTCGTGACGCACTCGATCCCGGAGGCGGTTTATCTCTCGACCAAGATCGTCGTGATGAGCCCCCGCCCCGGCCGCGTGACTGACGTGATCGAGTCACCTCTTCCAAAGGATCGCCCGCTCGACATCCGCGAGACGCCCGAGTTCTTGGAGGTCGCCCATCGTGTCCGGGAAGGACTGAGGGCGGGACACAGCTATGAGGAGTGAGGCATGATGAAGCTTCCCTTCATTCTCTGGCTGTTCGGCGCGACGGCAGTGTTCATCGGCGCCGCCACCGCTTCACGTGCCTATCTCAATAACAGCAATGTCCTTTTCCTGCTCTTCTCGATGGCTCTCTACATCGTCGGAAACCTGATGATGCTGAAGGTCATGCGCGATGGAGGGCTCGGGCTTGCCGTCTCGTTGTCGGCGGTCACGCAGCTGATACTCGTCAACATCATAGCTTTTGCAGTCTTCGGCGAACGGTTGAACGGCACCCAGATCGCCGGCGTGGCGCTCGGCGTGGTCTCCATGTGCCTGATGATGCTTCCGAACGTGGAACGGGGCTGAGCGATGCGGGAACACAGCTTCTTCAGGGATCGTCTTCTTCCGATAAGCACGGTCGTCCTGGCGCTCGTCGTCATCTGGTATGTTTTCGTCGTCGTTCTGAACGCGCCCTTCGAGCGCGATACGGCGGCACGCGCGGGCACGACGATAACCTTTTCGGAGATCGTGCCGAAAACCATGTTCCAGGAACGTCCGGTTCTGCCGGCGCCGCACCAGGTGGCAGTCGAGCTCTGGGACACGACCGTCAACAAGGCGGTAACGTCCAAGCGCAGCCTCGTCTACCACGCCTGGGTGACGCTCTCGGCAACTCTTGCCGGTTTCGCCATGGGAACCGTGCTCGGTATCCTGCTGGCAATCGGCATCGTGCACAATCGCGCGATGGATCGGTCGCTGATGCCATGGGTCATCGCGAGCCAGACAATCCCGATCCTGGCAATCGCGCCGATGATCATCGTCGTCCTCAACGCGGTGGGCATATCCGGCCTGATGCCGAAGGCACTCATTTCCACCTATCTCAGCTTCTTTCCCATCGTCGTAGGCATGGTGAAAGGGCTGCGCAGCCCCGAGGCGATCCAGCTCGATCTCATGCACACCTACAATGCCTCACCCCTGCAGACCTTCCTCAAGCTGCGGTGGCCGGCATCCATGCCCTACCTCTTCACCTCGCTGAAGGTGGCCATCGCAATCTCGCTCGTCGGTGCGATCGTCGGCGAGCTGCCGACGGGCGCAGTCGCCGGTCTCGGCGCGCGTCTGCTGGCCGGCTCCTACTACGGGCAAACCGTCCAGATCTGGGCAGCCCTTTTCATGGCCGCCGCCGTCGCGGCCCTGCTCGTCGTGATCGTGGGCATGGCACACACCGCCGTGCTCAAGCGAATGGGGGCAAGGCCATGAATTCTTCCTATCTGGTTGCAGCCCTTCTATTCTGGCTCGTCGCCTGGGCTTTCAACGAATGGCTGGTGCGCCGGCACTTCTCCAGTCCGCTCGCCGAGCGGGCGGCGCGGCTCGCCGTACCCCTGCTCTTCGGCATCACCATACTGGTGCTGTGGGAGGGCATAGTCCGCGGCTTCGCCATTCCTTCCGTGCTCCTGCCGGCACCGACCATGATCTGGGCACGTCTGATCAATTCCGTGCCGACGCTGATGGCGGACTTCCGACAGACCTTCCTGAAATCCGTCATTCCCGGCTACGTGCTCGGATGCGGCCTCGGTTTCCTGATGGCGGTCGCCATCGACCGCTCGCCGTTCCTGCAGAAGGGCCTGCTGCCGCTCGGCAATTTCGTCTCCGCCCTGCCGGTAATCGGCGTAGCACCGATCATGGTGATGTGGTTCGGCTTCGACTGGCAATCCAAGGTCGCAGTCGTGGTCATCATGACCTTCTTCCCCATGCTGGTGAACACCGTGACCGGGCTCGCCTC contains:
- a CDS encoding ABC transporter ATP-binding protein, whose translation is MKHPSSPVVSATKLGLTFETSDGPVNALTGVDLTVEKGDFVSFIGPSGCGKTTFLRVIADLEKPTSGTITVNGMSPEDARRHRAYGYVFQAAALYPWRTIEKNIALPLEIMGHSREQQKERIERTLDLVNLTGFGKKYPWQLSGGMQQRASIARALAFDADLLLMDEPFGALDEIVRDHLNEQLLKLWARTSKTICFVTHSIPEAVYLSTKIVVMSPRPGRVTDVIESPLPKDRPLDIRETPEFLEVAHRVREGLRAGHSYEE
- a CDS encoding ABC transporter permease translates to MREHSFFRDRLLPISTVVLALVVIWYVFVVVLNAPFERDTAARAGTTITFSEIVPKTMFQERPVLPAPHQVAVELWDTTVNKAVTSKRSLVYHAWVTLSATLAGFAMGTVLGILLAIGIVHNRAMDRSLMPWVIASQTIPILAIAPMIIVVLNAVGISGLMPKALISTYLSFFPIVVGMVKGLRSPEAIQLDLMHTYNASPLQTFLKLRWPASMPYLFTSLKVAIAISLVGAIVGELPTGAVAGLGARLLAGSYYGQTVQIWAALFMAAAVAALLVVIVGMAHTAVLKRMGARP
- a CDS encoding ABC transporter permease; the encoded protein is MNSSYLVAALLFWLVAWAFNEWLVRRHFSSPLAERAARLAVPLLFGITILVLWEGIVRGFAIPSVLLPAPTMIWARLINSVPTLMADFRQTFLKSVIPGYVLGCGLGFLMAVAIDRSPFLQKGLLPLGNFVSALPVIGVAPIMVMWFGFDWQSKVAVVVIMTFFPMLVNTVTGLASASHMERDLMRTYAASWFQTLVKLRLPAAWPFIFNALKINSTLALIGAIVAEFFGTPIVGMGFRISTEVGRMNVDMVWAEIAIAAVAGSVFYGIVALVERAVTFWHPSVRGGQA